One window of the Mixophyes fleayi isolate aMixFle1 chromosome 6, aMixFle1.hap1, whole genome shotgun sequence genome contains the following:
- the LOC142159991 gene encoding histone H2A type 1-like — protein sequence MSGRGKQGGKTRAKAKTRSSRAGLQFPVGRVHRLLRKGNYAQRVGAGAPVYLAAVLEYLTAEILELAGNAARDNKKTRIIPRHLQLAVRNDEELNKLLGGVTIAQGGVLPNIQAVLLPKKTESHKAAKSK from the coding sequence ATGTCAGGACGCGGTAAACAAGGCGGTAAGACTCGGGCTAAGGCCAAGACCCGCTCATCCCGGGCTGGACTCCAGTTCCCGGTCGGCCGTGTACATCGGCTCCTCAGGAAGGGGAACTACGCGCAGCGTGTGGGAGCCGGGGCCCCGGTGTATCTGGCCGCGGTGCTGGAGTATCTGACGGCTGAGATTCTGGAGCTGGCCGGGAACGCCGCCCGCGACAACAAGAAGACCCGCATCATCCCCCGCCACCTCCAGCTGGCAGTGCGCAACGACGAGGAGCTGAACAAGCTGCTGGGTGGGGTGACGATCGCCCAGGGAGgcgtcctgcccaacatccaggccgtgCTGCTGCCCAAGAAGACCGAGAGCCACAAGGCGGCTAAGAGCAAGTGA